The Mustela nigripes isolate SB6536 chromosome 4, MUSNIG.SB6536, whole genome shotgun sequence genome includes a window with the following:
- the SFR1 gene encoding swi5-dependent recombination DNA repair protein 1 homolog isoform X1, producing the protein MGEVGEDFISKMESPSDSAATLPSTPRACASPPSPRTSSLRKQPMSATLRERLRKTRSSFNSHYNVVKRLKVENEENDQTFPEKPASSTEENCLELQENFKHKDGEFKESTYLKNTFKNISACESKSLDTESCSDLQSDFVNEELPKQGLSEERTKLMKQIEEKEDLLRRLKLVKMYRSKNDLSQLQLLIQKWRSCSQLLLYELQSAMSAENRKLSLTQLIDHYGLDDKLLHYNRSEEEFMDV; encoded by the exons ATGGGAG aggtAGGCGAAGATTTCATTTCCAAGATGGAAAGCCCGTCCGACTCAGCTGCGACTTTACCTAGCACTCCACGGGCCTGCGCCAGCCCACCATCTCCCCGTACAAGCAGTTTAAGAAAACAA CCTATGAGTGCAACACTTAGAGAACGATTGAGGAAAACTAGATCTTCATTTAATTCCCATTACAATGTGGTAAAACGGCTTAAAGTAGAGAATGAAGAAAACGATCAGACTTTTCCTGAGAAACCAGCATCTTCAACAGAAGAAAACTGTTTGGAActtcaggaaaattttaaacacaaagatGGTGAATTCAAAGAAagtacatatttgaaaaataccttCAAGAATATCAGTGCGTGTGAATCTAAGTCTCTTGATACTGAGTCATGCAGTGATCTCCAGAGTGACTTTGTGAATGAGGAACTTCCCAAACAGGGACTAagtgaagaaagaacaaaattgatGAAGCAGATTGAAGAGAAAGAAGACCTTCTTCGGAGGCTAAAACTGGTCAAAATGTATAGATCAAAG aatgaCCTGTCTCAGTTACAGTTGTTAATACAGAAGTGGAGAAGCTGTAGCCAGCTGTTGCTTTATGAGTTGCAGTCAGCCATGTCTGCGGAGAACAGGAAACTCAGCCTTACTCAGTTGATAGACCACTATGGGTTAGACGATAAGTTGCTACACTATAACAGAAGTGAAGAAGAATTTATGGATGTTTAA
- the SFR1 gene encoding swi5-dependent recombination DNA repair protein 1 homolog isoform X2, whose product MESPSDSAATLPSTPRACASPPSPRTSSLRKQPMSATLRERLRKTRSSFNSHYNVVKRLKVENEENDQTFPEKPASSTEENCLELQENFKHKDGEFKESTYLKNTFKNISACESKSLDTESCSDLQSDFVNEELPKQGLSEERTKLMKQIEEKEDLLRRLKLVKMYRSKNDLSQLQLLIQKWRSCSQLLLYELQSAMSAENRKLSLTQLIDHYGLDDKLLHYNRSEEEFMDV is encoded by the exons ATGGAAAGCCCGTCCGACTCAGCTGCGACTTTACCTAGCACTCCACGGGCCTGCGCCAGCCCACCATCTCCCCGTACAAGCAGTTTAAGAAAACAA CCTATGAGTGCAACACTTAGAGAACGATTGAGGAAAACTAGATCTTCATTTAATTCCCATTACAATGTGGTAAAACGGCTTAAAGTAGAGAATGAAGAAAACGATCAGACTTTTCCTGAGAAACCAGCATCTTCAACAGAAGAAAACTGTTTGGAActtcaggaaaattttaaacacaaagatGGTGAATTCAAAGAAagtacatatttgaaaaataccttCAAGAATATCAGTGCGTGTGAATCTAAGTCTCTTGATACTGAGTCATGCAGTGATCTCCAGAGTGACTTTGTGAATGAGGAACTTCCCAAACAGGGACTAagtgaagaaagaacaaaattgatGAAGCAGATTGAAGAGAAAGAAGACCTTCTTCGGAGGCTAAAACTGGTCAAAATGTATAGATCAAAG aatgaCCTGTCTCAGTTACAGTTGTTAATACAGAAGTGGAGAAGCTGTAGCCAGCTGTTGCTTTATGAGTTGCAGTCAGCCATGTCTGCGGAGAACAGGAAACTCAGCCTTACTCAGTTGATAGACCACTATGGGTTAGACGATAAGTTGCTACACTATAACAGAAGTGAAGAAGAATTTATGGATGTTTAA